Genomic window (Nymphaea colorata isolate Beijing-Zhang1983 chromosome 1, ASM883128v2, whole genome shotgun sequence):
TGGTTCTCACAAGAAGACCTCCTCAGTCTGTCAAAGGAATAAatgtaagtctctctctctctctctctctctttatatatatatatatatatataaacacatacacatacatacatgggGTTTCAGAGATATGAACACTAAATAAATAATCAAGTTCTTCTAATCAATCTATTTCAAAGTTAAAGGAATAATTTTTATCCCTTCATAACATATATTTATACACCGAAAAGCATTCACAACTTTCAAGTTAGGGAACTCGCAAATTTCTTATGACTTTGATTTTAAAACTAGTAAACTTGTATCTCGTGTGCCTGTAGCATGGTAGTTTATCTGATTCACTTGTTCACTTCTGCCGGCTTTTCCTTGCTATGCACCAGGATGCCTGCCGATATTTCGCCATAGAGAGTGCACCACCAATGGCCCTGGCACTATTCATCAACATCGTTGCCATCGTTGTCGCTGGAAGCATTTGCTTTGCAAGTAATATCTCGCCCGGAACGGCAGCTGCATGCAAGAACCTTACACTATACAATGGGGCCATCTTATTGAAGGTACAAAAAGCCGGTCGAACAACCCATCTTTGTTAAACTTGATTAGAActtcaaacacacacacaaacacactcAGCACGcacacatgtacacacacaccCTGACAAAAAATGAGAATCAAATATGCTGAATATTGCtggatggctaaaaattaatcatttttttaaaagtacTGTAAGCTATTGCTAAAATACCATAGTTTTGGCTTTTAGCTACATATCCGGCAACAATATCTGAATCTGGATTATTagaattcttatatatatccAGATAGTTGGAATTTTTGTTAAGATGTAATAGAAATTGAAGGTAGATATTAAGACAATAACACAGTAATAATTGCTTTGGCAGGATGTATTAGGAAAATGGAGCAGACTAGTCTATGGCATCTCATTATTGGCATCAGCACAAGGCTCTGCTCTTACTGTTGGATGTTCTGGGCAATATGTCATGCAAGTAAGTTTGAGATACGTGGGATGcatacattttcatgaaattttcagTTTGATTGATGTATTAGACCAATCCCGGCATCATGTTTTGGATCCTCAAGGCCATCTATGGAGATCCCTTGGAACTGTATAGATTCATGGATGCCGCCAACTTGGGTGGTGTTATTTCATCTACAGACGACAGTAGACCTGAGCATGAAGATCCATACCCATATCCAATTAGGATTACATGAAACAAGTCCTATCCTGTTGCTTGCACTTTTATTGTGTGGACTGGTATCTTTTTCTATCATGCTAAGCCGAAATGGTAATTTTTGCAGGGCTTCCTTCAAAAAAAGACCAAGAAATGGATCATAACAGTTGTGACAAGAGGACTTGCAATCCTACCAAGCTTGATAGCTGCTCTAGTTGGAGGTCCATCTGCGTGTGCTCGACTAATCATCATCTCATCAGTATGTATTTCAGATATCCTTCATCTGAATACCAAGGCACAATTAGTCTATGAAAATGAAcctttatacatatatgttgaTGCCATTGATGGATTTCTTTTTGGGATTAACAAGAGTTGCATATTCTGAATGCAGATGATCCTCTCCTTTGAGCTCCCATTTACCATACTGCCCCTCCTCAGGTTCACCAGCAGCAGGAAGAAGATGGGGCCACACAAGAACCATATAGCTGTAAGTTTCATTCACAACCAAATATCATAATTATAAAGACCATATCCATGTGATCAGTTTCAGAAAAAGCCCTGTGGATGCAAGAATATGACTTTGTGTTCAAATTTGGCCTTTTTTGCTATTACAGGTGATAATTGCAGCATGGATACTTGGATTGTGTGCAGTAGGAATCAATGTTTACTACCTAAGCGTAGGCTTTGTTGAGTGGCTGATCCACAACAATTTGCCAAAGGCTGCGTCAGTGATAATAGGGATCATAGTGTTTCCCATTATGATTGTCTACCTTGTAACATCGGTCTATGTTATCTTCAAGAAGGTTGATGTAGCCACATACAAGCCGCCGCCACCACTGCCACTGCCAACCAACAAGGACTCCATGGGCGAGAccattgaggaagaagaggagatacCATACAGAGAGGATCTTGTAGAGATGGCTGAGAGTGAATAATCTAGTAGACCCAACAATCGCTAGTTATATGCTGCCTTTattattttccccttttttgtataattaaatTGGGGTTACGCCGTGCGCCCCTATCAGTGCAATCAAGCAAATGAACATAATAGAAAATTATTACATTACTTTTAAGATATGTACGTCTtctataacacacacacacacacagaaaagGATTCAAATGTGCTGAATTATGGATGCTAACGGATgactaaaaaataaacatttggaGCTGAgaaatgctatatatatatatatatatatatatatatatatatatatagcatttcTGCATCACAAACCGTTTTTAATACCCACGTGGTAGTTGTGTCTTAGTGATAGAGAATTGAGGCTAAGCTTGAGTACCTCATGTTTTTAAGGTATTATAATgttttgattttgtttaattttaatAGCTTAAAAAAATAGTGATAATTTGGAAAGCAGCTATATACCCCATGGATATGAGTATATTTTGTATACTACATTGAATATGGTcaatgttttccttttgtttttatcattaACCTTCGAGGTGTCATGAGCTTCATGGCTGGTGTTCCTGTCTGTCTGGTTTGAAGATGCAAGCGGAGTTTCCGGACATTGAACCAGAAGTTGACGACTGCTTGAGTGATAGCATCGCCTTATGGCAGAGAGAGGTTTGTAGTTTATATAgatgttttcaaatttgcatAGAGTGCTGATACAGTATGAGCATGTTATTGCCTAGACCTCACATCAATTGAGACCCACAAGCAGAACTATCTCACACATGTTTGGAGTTAGGTGCCATGATACATACTTTGAAGATCACCATTATGTGGCATGAGCTTGAGGTTTTTACAAGTCATAAATTTCTAACGTATCTATGTTATCACCCCAGATTTTTCGAAAATACTGTATTCcttcaaacatgattccaattaCGGTAATTCAGATGTAATTTTGGACCCTGGGCCCAAGTTTACTCCAAAACAGACCTCCAGATCCgtgtcaaaattcaaatattgaCCCTAGATTCAAACAGCCTTCtagattcatatccaaattcaagcCCGACACTAGATCTAAAACGAACCTCTAGacccatatctgaatccaaatgcatggtctaaattcaa
Coding sequences:
- the LOC116265803 gene encoding metal transporter Nramp5-like; this encodes MTGISNGDQVSGEAETMKTLEREASSSKGKSTSRAPSASYDLEANGAQKPEHDDKPEHQPENQKPGWRRMISHIGPGFLVCMAFIDPGSVETLFQTASQNQYQLLWVILLGFILVFIVQSLAANLGVVTGMHLAEHYRLEYPKYLNYCFWILAEAAVIGADISEVIGTAFALDILLHIPVWVGILLTGLTPFLLVGLQKYGFRKVEMALAMVVFVIAACFVGELPYVKPKASEVFKGFIPGFNNRDAVANGIAFLGALIMPHNLFIHSALVLTRRPPQSVKGINDACRYFAIESAPPMALALFINIVAIVVAGSICFASNISPGTAAACKNLTLYNGAILLKDVLGKWSRLVYGISLLASAQGSALTVGCSGQYVMQGFLQKKTKKWIITVVTRGLAILPSLIAALVGGPSACARLIIISSMILSFELPFTILPLLRFTSSRKKMGPHKNHIAVIIAAWILGLCAVGINVYYLSVGFVEWLIHNNLPKAASVIIGIIVFPIMIVYLVTSVYVIFKKVDVATYKPPPPLPLPTNKDSMGETIEEEEEIPYREDLVEMAESE